GGAAGGCGCTGCCTCAGCCATTCAGCGGTTTGCCGGTATGCCGCGCTCATGATAACTGGTTATCCTCAACCGGCGCTTTGGCGTTGGGCGCGATTTCTTCCTTGATCTGCTTGAAATCCGAATCCAGAATGTGTTCCGGCGGCTTGCTGAGCAGCGGGTCCTTGTCTATGCGATCCTGAAAGGTTTTGAGCTCGCTCCTGAACTGCATCAGGAACTGGCGTTTCTGTTCCTTGAGCTGGATGTATTGCTGTTCCAGCATGCCCAGATACTGCTTCGCTTCCTGGATGGCGCGCTTGGCCCTGAGTTCGGCCTCGTGGATGATGTTTTCGGCTTCCTTGCGGGCGTTGGAGATGATGTCAGCTTTGGTTTTCTCTGCGAAGACCAGAGTGCGGCTGATCAGCTCTTCGCGCCGTTTCAGCTCTTCAACCGCGTTTCCGGCCTGGACGGCTTCCTGCCTCACCTCAAGCTGAGCCAGTTCGCGGCGCCGCAATTCCTTTTCCTGCCGGTTCTGGTATTCCTCCACTTCCGCGGCCAGTTCCTCCAGGTATTCCTTAACTTCTTTCTTGCTATAGCCGAACAGGGAGCTCGAAAACTCCTGATGGCGTATGTCTGTGGGAAACAATGACATGAATCCTCCCAGGATTGAAATTCTATTTTATGATGCCGATCAGGATGACAGCCACCACCGGCGAAAGGTCCACTCTCATGC
This genomic window from Candidatus Cloacimonadota bacterium contains:
- a CDS encoding DivIVA domain-containing protein, encoding MSLFPTDIRHQEFSSSLFGYSKKEVKEYLEELAAEVEEYQNRQEKELRRRELAQLEVRQEAVQAGNAVEELKRREELISRTLVFAEKTKADIISNARKEAENIIHEAELRAKRAIQEAKQYLGMLEQQYIQLKEQKRQFLMQFRSELKTFQDRIDKDPLLSKPPEHILDSDFKQIKEEIAPNAKAPVEDNQLS